The Cystobacter fuscus DSM 2262 genome window below encodes:
- a CDS encoding DUF7305 domain-containing protein, with the protein MRWTHGLVLLAVTGACSVEDAVAILPGTDRAGYCASGGPIRLVEDGATGREICGGRLASRVFSRALCACGELVVSAPSALDAFQGSQGPGSPGGAGASVGANGGVQLTSELLVSGSLQAGDPGLALGAALLSIQGELRDAGRLQGAASTVRVGGDAWVAGDIELQELTVGGVLSQPAERRLTVPRPPPRVRREPVGPFAPPCSCDAPEDVGAYVKNHVAAHHNADIGLAVDALADFSGDAALELPCGRFYLTRIHGPGALLLRVTGRAALLVDGDVDVGGLDVQLDEGAELDLLVAGGVSARGPVRMGSPGAPSRLRVYVAGAFDLDAGDPWNTLPESSELAGNFYLPRAPLDLSRRVELSGSVFAQRVAASAGLFIHYDVDVLGLGERCAD; encoded by the coding sequence ATGCGCTGGACCCACGGACTCGTTCTGCTCGCCGTCACGGGGGCCTGCTCCGTGGAGGACGCCGTGGCGATCCTGCCCGGGACCGATCGGGCCGGGTATTGCGCCTCGGGGGGGCCGATCCGGTTGGTGGAGGATGGCGCGACGGGGCGGGAGATCTGCGGCGGGCGCCTGGCGTCCCGGGTGTTCTCGCGGGCGTTGTGCGCCTGTGGGGAGCTGGTGGTCAGTGCGCCCTCGGCGCTGGATGCCTTCCAGGGTTCCCAGGGACCTGGGAGCCCGGGGGGAGCCGGGGCGTCCGTGGGCGCCAATGGTGGAGTGCAGTTGACGTCGGAGCTGCTGGTGAGTGGCTCGCTCCAGGCGGGAGACCCGGGCCTCGCCCTGGGCGCCGCGCTCCTGTCCATCCAGGGAGAACTGCGCGACGCGGGCCGGCTTCAGGGGGCCGCCTCCACGGTGCGGGTGGGCGGGGATGCGTGGGTCGCGGGGGATATCGAACTCCAGGAGCTGACGGTGGGGGGCGTGCTGTCGCAGCCCGCGGAGCGGCGCCTCACCGTGCCGCGGCCACCCCCGCGAGTGCGGCGTGAGCCGGTGGGCCCGTTCGCGCCGCCCTGCTCCTGCGACGCCCCCGAGGACGTGGGCGCCTATGTGAAGAACCACGTGGCGGCCCATCACAACGCCGACATCGGGCTGGCGGTGGACGCGTTGGCGGACTTCTCCGGGGACGCGGCCCTGGAGCTGCCGTGCGGGCGTTTCTACCTGACGCGGATTCACGGTCCGGGCGCGCTTCTTCTTCGCGTGACGGGGCGGGCGGCGCTGCTCGTGGACGGAGACGTGGACGTGGGCGGGCTCGACGTCCAGCTGGACGAGGGGGCGGAGTTGGATCTCCTCGTCGCGGGCGGAGTGTCCGCGCGCGGGCCCGTGCGGATGGGCTCGCCCGGGGCGCCCTCGCGCCTGCGCGTCTACGTGGCGGGCGCCTTCGATCTCGACGCCGGGGATCCGTGGAACACCCTGCCCGAGTCCAGCGAGCTGGCGGGCAACTTCTATCTTCCCCGGGCCCCCCTGGATCTGAGCCGGCGCGTGGAGCTCTCCGGCTCGGTGTTCGCCCAGCGCGTGGCGGCCTCGGCGGGCCTGTTCATCCACTACGACGTGGACGTGCTGGGGTTGGGCGAGCGCTGTGCCGATTAG
- a CDS encoding TfuA-like protein, with product MKRRPASSSRPDDLIVFLGPSLPEAEALALVPCRVLPPARQGDLWRALSLRPRAIALVDGVFEAQPSVWHHEVLAALDAGVAVFGGASMGALRAAELAPHGMVGVGAIFEAYQRGELVDDAEVALLHADAEHEYRALSVPLVNVRHVARLAQDAGVLSAAESRALVDAAAALFYQDRAWPRVLQAVGEAWPAPTQGRWRTWAAGGLADLKREDARACLQAAAAFVASGARPPSREGVSRPPPSSYVRRRRLVEGLCETEAGLVSSEDVLEELRAGPGAQALAREGLRRALLAGWARSLGLSPTPEEVARAESEQWAHLGVAPSERTAWLAACGLDAHEFRRLCEERALEGLMLEHAARLLPDGPSWDEALASEARLEGRWAEVATRLTAPRRRPRKR from the coding sequence GTGAAACGGCGTCCCGCCTCCTCCTCCCGTCCCGATGATCTCATCGTCTTCCTGGGCCCCTCGCTGCCGGAGGCGGAGGCGCTGGCGCTGGTGCCCTGCCGGGTGTTGCCGCCCGCGCGCCAGGGAGACCTCTGGCGGGCCCTCTCCTTGAGGCCGCGGGCCATCGCGCTCGTGGATGGGGTCTTCGAGGCCCAGCCCTCCGTGTGGCACCACGAGGTGCTGGCCGCGCTGGATGCGGGCGTGGCGGTGTTCGGGGGCGCCAGCATGGGGGCCCTGCGCGCCGCGGAACTCGCGCCTCACGGCATGGTGGGCGTGGGCGCCATCTTCGAGGCCTACCAGCGGGGCGAGCTGGTGGATGACGCCGAGGTGGCGCTGCTCCACGCCGACGCGGAGCACGAGTACCGGGCGCTGTCGGTGCCGCTCGTCAACGTGCGGCACGTGGCCCGGCTCGCCCAGGACGCGGGAGTCCTCTCCGCCGCCGAGTCCCGGGCCCTGGTGGACGCCGCCGCGGCGCTCTTCTACCAGGACCGCGCCTGGCCCCGCGTTCTCCAGGCCGTGGGCGAGGCGTGGCCCGCCCCCACCCAGGGCAGGTGGCGGACGTGGGCGGCCGGAGGGCTCGCGGATCTCAAGCGCGAGGATGCCCGGGCCTGCCTCCAGGCCGCCGCGGCGTTCGTCGCCTCCGGGGCCCGTCCGCCGTCGCGCGAGGGCGTGTCCCGGCCACCTCCCTCGTCCTACGTGCGCCGCCGCCGGCTCGTGGAGGGCCTGTGCGAGACGGAGGCGGGGCTGGTGTCCTCGGAGGACGTGCTGGAGGAGCTGCGCGCCGGGCCCGGGGCACAGGCGCTGGCGCGCGAGGGTCTGCGGCGGGCATTGCTCGCGGGGTGGGCCCGGAGCCTGGGCCTGTCTCCCACTCCCGAGGAAGTGGCCCGGGCCGAGTCGGAGCAATGGGCCCACCTGGGCGTGGCTCCCTCGGAGCGCACGGCCTGGCTGGCGGCGTGTGGCCTGGACGCGCATGAATTCCGGCGGCTGTGCGAGGAGCGGGCCCTGGAGGGGCTCATGCTGGAGCATGCCGCGCGGCTGCTGCCGGATGGGCCCTCGTGGGACGAGGCGCTCGCGTCCGAGGCTCGTCTGGAGGGGCGGTGGGCGGAGGTGGCGACGCGGCTCACGGCGCCCAGGCGGCGTCCGCGCAAGCGGTGA
- a CDS encoding SGNH/GDSL hydrolase family protein encodes MSALSLRYVALGDSSGVGVGARQGGYVEHLFQRLRRTRTGVGLLNLSVSGATSATVLSGQLPRALRSSPHLVTLGVGINDLWRGVTPEQFESHFDSLAKGLVSTGAAVIVSNLPDMSLAPVARLAANFLPLPLIARRIGDFNAAVERVVARHGLFGVDLHSPSRVELAGSSDYFSADGFHPSDTGYLRMAEHFWPTVQRAAERIGETTRATG; translated from the coding sequence ATGAGCGCACTCTCCCTGAGATATGTGGCCCTGGGTGATTCTTCCGGCGTGGGTGTGGGCGCGCGCCAGGGTGGTTACGTGGAGCACCTCTTCCAACGGCTGCGCCGCACCCGCACCGGAGTCGGTCTGCTCAACCTGTCCGTGAGCGGCGCCACCAGCGCCACCGTGCTGTCCGGCCAACTCCCCCGGGCGCTGCGGTCTTCCCCCCATCTGGTGACGCTCGGGGTGGGCATCAATGATCTGTGGCGCGGCGTGACGCCCGAGCAGTTCGAGTCCCACTTCGACTCGCTCGCCAAGGGACTCGTGTCCACGGGCGCGGCGGTGATCGTCTCCAACCTGCCGGACATGTCCCTGGCCCCCGTGGCCCGACTGGCGGCGAACTTCCTTCCCCTGCCCCTCATCGCGCGGCGCATCGGCGACTTCAACGCGGCGGTGGAGCGCGTGGTGGCCCGTCATGGGCTCTTCGGGGTGGACCTCCACTCCCCCAGCCGCGTGGAGCTGGCCGGCAGCTCCGACTACTTCTCCGCCGACGGCTTCCACCCGTCCGACACGGGCTATCTGCGCATGGCCGAGCACTTCTGGCCCACCGTGCAGCGGGCCGCCGAGCGCATCGGCGAGACCACGCGCGCCACGGGGTGA
- a CDS encoding TIGR02265 family protein has translation MATDSGVARIKGSVLISRLNLLAKQPGTKRLDVLQRLSPADRKVLDGVILPIGWYPMELNLRLDAAIAAVLSPRDRTKSFVDMGRASAEENLKGPHHVFLRQGDPHFLLSHAQEIYRLYYAVGLRSYERTGPNSGALRTLGAESVTEADCLTIIGWYQRAIELSGGSDVRVEHTKCRARGNDCCEYLCSWAL, from the coding sequence ATGGCAACGGATAGCGGGGTCGCGCGCATCAAGGGCAGCGTTTTGATTTCGCGCCTCAACCTGCTGGCGAAACAACCGGGAACGAAACGCCTCGATGTCCTCCAGAGGTTGTCTCCGGCGGACCGCAAGGTCCTCGACGGCGTCATCCTGCCCATCGGCTGGTATCCCATGGAGCTGAACCTCCGGTTGGACGCGGCCATCGCCGCGGTGCTCTCGCCGAGGGATCGCACCAAGTCCTTCGTCGACATGGGCCGGGCCTCGGCCGAGGAGAACCTGAAGGGACCCCACCACGTGTTCCTCCGCCAGGGGGATCCGCACTTCCTGCTCAGCCACGCGCAGGAAATCTACCGCCTCTACTACGCGGTGGGCTTGCGCTCGTACGAGAGGACCGGCCCGAACAGCGGCGCGCTGCGCACCCTGGGCGCCGAGAGCGTCACCGAGGCGGATTGCCTCACCATCATCGGCTGGTACCAGCGGGCCATCGAGTTGAGCGGGGGCAGCGACGTGCGCGTCGAGCACACGAAGTGCCGCGCCCGTGGTAACGACTGCTGCGAGTACCTCTGCTCCTGGGCGCTCTGA
- a CDS encoding DNA-methyltransferase, which produces MNPHDESESFRCVRADAREPEGYRRVLGEARASLLHTDPPYCLLTRRRKGGDLRDPRANKKIDRDPIVRFETVRDYRAFTEAWMTHAVAHLTPDAPLAIWTNLLGKEPILAVARSLGYGHLRGEFVWGKRTTDKNANEQLLRVYEVALVLARTPAPVLAPGDAPTVWAVVGGYDDDGEAQRWGGHPHHKPFSVVEPLVRTWSRPGDWVLDPFAGSGSMPAAALRLGRRAACLEVVPEWAERVAGRLRETAAPSSR; this is translated from the coding sequence ATGAATCCTCACGACGAGAGCGAGTCCTTCCGCTGCGTGCGGGCCGATGCGCGCGAGCCCGAGGGCTACCGGCGCGTGCTGGGCGAGGCCAGGGCGTCCTTGCTGCACACGGATCCGCCGTATTGCCTGCTCACGCGGCGGCGCAAGGGCGGGGACCTGAGAGACCCGCGGGCGAACAAGAAGATCGACCGCGACCCCATCGTGCGCTTCGAGACGGTGCGTGACTACCGCGCCTTCACCGAGGCGTGGATGACGCACGCGGTGGCGCACCTCACCCCGGACGCGCCGCTCGCCATCTGGACGAACCTGTTGGGCAAGGAGCCCATCCTCGCGGTGGCGCGCTCGCTGGGGTACGGCCACCTGCGCGGCGAGTTCGTCTGGGGCAAGCGCACCACGGACAAGAACGCCAACGAGCAACTCCTGCGCGTCTACGAGGTGGCGCTGGTGCTCGCGCGCACGCCGGCGCCCGTGCTGGCCCCTGGGGACGCGCCCACCGTCTGGGCGGTGGTGGGCGGCTACGACGATGACGGCGAGGCCCAGCGCTGGGGCGGCCATCCCCACCACAAGCCCTTTTCCGTGGTGGAGCCCCTGGTGCGCACCTGGAGCCGGCCCGGGGACTGGGTGTTGGATCCCTTCGCGGGCAGTGGCTCGATGCCGGCGGCGGCGCTGCGGCTGGGCCGCAGGGCGGCATGCCTGGAGGTGGTGCCCGAGTGGGCCGAGCGCGTGGCCGGGCGTCTACGCGAGACGGCGGCCCCCTCGTCCCGCTAG
- a CDS encoding RNA polymerase sigma factor: MRSTTRGRQEALPSEESRIQAVIEGRRDAAESLLTDLLPRVRNLVRYLMRGDHDVDDIAQEALIAILRGLPTWRREGSFKSWSDRVVARTTFAAMRKVRDSGTEPEAEPMELTVLSEESLPDDYVFRRDMVRLMDELSDEQRHALVLHYVLEMSVPEMTEELGIPFETVRSRLRLGRANLRALYARESGTNGGAE, translated from the coding sequence ATGCGGTCGACAACGCGGGGACGCCAGGAGGCGCTCCCCTCCGAGGAAAGCCGCATCCAAGCGGTCATCGAGGGGCGGCGCGACGCGGCCGAGTCCTTGTTGACGGACTTGTTGCCCCGGGTGCGCAACCTCGTGCGCTACCTGATGCGCGGAGATCATGACGTGGATGACATTGCCCAGGAGGCCCTGATCGCCATCCTGCGCGGCCTGCCGACCTGGCGCCGCGAGGGCTCGTTCAAATCCTGGTCGGACCGGGTGGTTGCCCGGACCACCTTCGCCGCGATGCGGAAGGTGCGCGACTCGGGAACAGAACCGGAAGCCGAGCCCATGGAACTCACGGTGCTCTCGGAGGAGTCCCTTCCGGACGATTACGTGTTCCGCCGGGACATGGTACGGCTGATGGATGAACTCTCCGACGAGCAGCGCCACGCCCTGGTGCTGCATTACGTCCTGGAGATGAGCGTGCCGGAGATGACCGAGGAGTTGGGCATTCCCTTCGAGACGGTGCGCAGCCGCCTGCGTCTGGGACGGGCCAATCTCCGGGCACTCTACGCACGGGAGTCGGGAACGAACGGGGGTGCGGAATGA
- a CDS encoding RNA polymerase sigma factor, whose protein sequence is MRLAQAATEPSDEALCRAFLAGDEAAFGALVDRHRALVFSLMRRYASSPEDAADLAQQAFLRALEASNRVFSRWRLSGPMPFRAWLIRIALNLAKNHARQGRRWLRAVELPETEAPEESAQESLERAERERAVRAAVLTLPRRQREVLTLRVDAGLGFRDIAESLGITETNAKVNFHHAVKRLREHMAESSEEERP, encoded by the coding sequence TTGCGGCTGGCGCAAGCCGCCACCGAGCCCAGTGACGAGGCGCTCTGCCGCGCCTTCCTGGCCGGTGACGAGGCGGCCTTCGGCGCCCTGGTGGATCGGCACCGGGCCCTGGTGTTCTCGCTCATGCGCCGCTACGCCTCGAGCCCCGAGGACGCGGCGGACCTGGCCCAGCAAGCCTTCCTGCGCGCCCTGGAGGCCTCGAACCGGGTATTCTCCCGCTGGCGGCTGTCGGGGCCCATGCCCTTCCGGGCGTGGCTCATCCGCATCGCGCTCAACCTGGCGAAGAACCACGCCCGCCAGGGGCGGCGCTGGCTCCGGGCCGTGGAGCTCCCCGAAACCGAGGCCCCCGAGGAGTCCGCCCAGGAGTCCCTGGAGCGGGCCGAGCGGGAGCGGGCCGTGCGCGCGGCGGTGCTCACCCTGCCCCGCCGCCAACGCGAGGTGCTGACGCTCCGGGTGGACGCGGGACTGGGCTTCCGTGACATCGCCGAGTCGCTCGGCATCACCGAAACGAACGCGAAGGTGAATTTCCATCACGCCGTGAAGCGCCTCCGGGAGCACATGGCCGAGTCGTCCGAGGAGGAGCGCCCATGA
- a CDS encoding YcaO-like family protein — MPLAPAVPLTPDFLARLAQALGVTRVARVTGLDRAGVEVATAVRPGGYVLQVCNGKGLDFPAASAGALLETAELWAAETVRPERLLWGTSHGWEARGRAAWGADALGTRGGVVVSRLWGPRVRCAWLEATEARSGEPVLVPAQGVYCPPTGAPALGPVSVQWTSNGSGAHPERPRALLHALLEATERDQLARLLPEGWTEEVLGSRLLRPAGLARSAPRTAALAERLGERGFDVHLFDLSPGARTPGAVGLPVGAALLVDRDQGPVPLAAGYACALTRDQALLGALLEAAQSRLTDIHGAREDVDEGDREASLALAAACAAARPRRDVESMPEPAAKVDSPEEAVGEVLARLAGAGFSRAAVIDLEAPLPGLHVVRVVVPGLRVSELL, encoded by the coding sequence GTGCCCCTTGCTCCCGCGGTCCCCCTGACCCCTGACTTCCTCGCGCGGCTCGCCCAGGCGCTCGGCGTCACCCGGGTGGCGCGGGTGACGGGGCTGGACCGGGCGGGCGTGGAAGTCGCCACCGCGGTGCGGCCCGGGGGCTATGTGCTCCAGGTCTGCAACGGCAAGGGCCTGGACTTCCCGGCCGCCTCGGCGGGCGCCCTCCTGGAGACCGCCGAACTGTGGGCCGCGGAGACGGTGCGTCCGGAACGGCTCCTCTGGGGCACGTCCCACGGCTGGGAAGCGCGCGGACGCGCCGCCTGGGGCGCCGACGCGCTCGGCACCCGGGGCGGCGTGGTGGTTTCCCGGCTGTGGGGCCCGCGGGTGCGCTGTGCCTGGCTCGAGGCGACGGAGGCGCGCTCCGGGGAGCCCGTGCTCGTCCCCGCCCAGGGCGTGTACTGCCCCCCCACGGGCGCGCCGGCGCTCGGCCCGGTGAGCGTGCAGTGGACGAGCAATGGCTCGGGCGCCCATCCCGAGCGGCCGCGGGCCCTGCTGCATGCGCTGTTGGAGGCGACGGAGCGGGATCAACTCGCGCGCCTGCTGCCGGAGGGGTGGACGGAGGAGGTGCTCGGCTCCCGGCTGCTGCGCCCCGCGGGCCTCGCCCGGAGCGCCCCCCGGACGGCCGCGCTCGCCGAGCGCCTGGGCGAGCGGGGCTTCGACGTGCACCTCTTCGATCTCTCCCCGGGCGCGCGCACCCCGGGCGCGGTGGGCCTGCCCGTGGGCGCGGCGCTGCTCGTGGATCGCGACCAGGGCCCGGTGCCGCTGGCGGCGGGGTATGCCTGTGCGCTCACGCGGGACCAGGCCCTGCTCGGCGCCCTGCTGGAGGCGGCGCAGTCGCGGCTGACCGACATCCACGGCGCGCGGGAGGACGTGGACGAGGGGGATCGCGAGGCCTCCCTGGCGCTCGCCGCCGCCTGTGCCGCGGCGCGCCCCCGGCGCGACGTGGAGTCCATGCCCGAGCCCGCGGCGAAGGTGGACTCGCCCGAGGAGGCCGTGGGCGAGGTGCTGGCGCGGCTCGCGGGGGCGGGCTTCTCCCGGGCGGCCGTCATCGACCTGGAGGCCCCTCTCCCCGGACTCCACGTGGTGCGCGTGGTGGTGCCGGGCCTGCGCGTGTCGGAGTTGTTGTGA
- a CDS encoding tetratricopeptide repeat protein — MSQGIHDMEERFELLGPLDESVGPARRISRQRSADLIQGALAAALSTAPAPTPPRKLPWKGVLLTSTCLGVMSAAAATGYAWWSHRAPKAEAPQELAPVRVVPPPAAPIAAEPVPEAAPSEEVAARPPAPPVARTGPAPVAVEPEDLLRRANERRAAGQWREAEALYLRVIQSSPGTTSAYVAQVASGGLRLEHLGDAKGALRQYQQALRAKPRGMLSEEALQGVAESWRALGDTQREARALEELLTAHPDSLLAGSARRRLDELRAVPQ, encoded by the coding sequence ATGAGTCAGGGGATTCACGACATGGAGGAGCGCTTCGAGCTGCTCGGTCCTCTGGACGAGAGCGTCGGGCCGGCCAGGCGGATTTCCCGCCAACGCTCCGCCGACCTCATCCAAGGAGCCCTGGCGGCCGCGCTCTCCACCGCCCCCGCGCCCACGCCGCCGAGGAAACTCCCCTGGAAGGGCGTGCTGCTCACGAGCACCTGTCTGGGGGTGATGAGCGCGGCGGCCGCCACGGGCTACGCGTGGTGGTCGCATCGCGCCCCCAAGGCGGAGGCTCCCCAGGAGCTGGCCCCGGTGCGGGTGGTCCCCCCTCCCGCCGCGCCGATCGCCGCCGAGCCGGTCCCCGAAGCCGCTCCTTCCGAGGAGGTGGCGGCGCGGCCCCCGGCGCCTCCGGTGGCGCGCACCGGGCCCGCGCCCGTCGCCGTGGAGCCAGAGGATCTGCTGCGCCGGGCCAATGAACGCCGGGCCGCGGGACAGTGGCGGGAGGCGGAGGCGCTCTACCTGCGCGTCATCCAGTCCTCGCCGGGGACGACGTCGGCGTACGTGGCCCAGGTGGCCTCCGGCGGGCTGCGGCTGGAGCACCTCGGAGACGCGAAAGGCGCCCTGCGCCAGTACCAGCAGGCGCTGCGCGCGAAGCCCCGCGGCATGCTGAGCGAGGAGGCCCTGCAGGGCGTGGCCGAGTCCTGGCGAGCCCTCGGGGACACCCAGCGCGAAGCCCGGGCCCTGGAGGAGTTGCTCACCGCGCATCCGGACTCCCTGCTCGCCGGAAGCGCGCGGCGCCGGCTGGACGAGCTGCGCGCGGTTCCCCAGTAG
- a CDS encoding anti-sigma factor family protein: MSACQDMAESLTLLATGALEPQEETRVRAHLDTCAACRRELTALQDTLGLAALPTLSPREQAVLDVLPQTTVSRWRRDQVRRAAHLRTTGVLMAAAAVLLLLLRPGVSPRTPSPSTLPSSLEAASTTEEDVLALEQWALADPLSDALDLTDVDLEDAPEASSSWDVEAEEFLSSPSLGESL, translated from the coding sequence ATGAGCGCGTGCCAGGACATGGCGGAGTCGTTGACCCTGTTGGCCACGGGTGCCCTGGAGCCCCAGGAGGAGACGCGAGTGCGCGCGCACCTGGACACCTGCGCCGCCTGCCGCCGCGAGCTGACCGCACTCCAGGACACCCTGGGCCTCGCCGCGCTGCCAACCCTCTCGCCCCGGGAGCAGGCCGTCCTGGACGTCCTCCCCCAGACCACGGTGAGCCGCTGGCGCCGGGACCAGGTCCGGCGGGCGGCCCACCTGCGAACCACGGGCGTCCTGATGGCGGCGGCCGCCGTGCTCCTGCTCCTGCTGCGGCCCGGGGTGTCTCCCCGGACGCCCTCCCCCTCCACGCTGCCCTCATCCCTCGAGGCCGCCTCCACCACCGAGGAGGACGTCCTCGCGTTGGAGCAATGGGCGCTGGCGGATCCGCTGTCCGACGCGCTCGACCTGACCGACGTGGACCTGGAGGACGCCCCGGAGGCCTCCAGTTCCTGGGACGTCGAGGCCGAGGAGTTCCTGTCTTCCCCCTCCCTTGGAGAGTCGCTGTGA